The Candidatus Nitrosocosmicus franklandus genome contains a region encoding:
- a CDS encoding ribosomal L7Ae/L30e/S12e/Gadd45 family protein, with amino-acid sequence MNEKKLAKALKEAAVNNKLKTGFKEVMQYIKGTKLIVLSSSLPHDSETRLKKVAEENNIEVIKYSGNSVLLGRLCSVSYGTSVVSLKNVSEEEISELKG; translated from the coding sequence ATGAATGAAAAAAAGTTGGCAAAAGCCTTAAAGGAAGCAGCAGTAAATAACAAATTAAAAACCGGTTTTAAGGAAGTAATGCAGTATATAAAGGGAACAAAGCTTATAGTTCTTTCAAGTTCTCTTCCTCATGATTCGGAGACACGATTGAAGAAAGTAGCTGAAGAAAATAATATTGAGGTAATAAAGTATTCAGGAAATTCAGTGTTATTGGGCAGATTGTGCAGTGTGTCCTATGGGACGAGTGTAGTTTCATTAAAAAATGTATCCGAAGAAGAAATTTCTGAACTGAAGGGTTAA
- a CDS encoding NusA-like transcription termination signal-binding factor, which yields MSEKIKLSPDEFRLLSLFQGITTADARDCIIDERMERVIFIVNKGQMGMAIGKGGSNIKQLQNVINKKIELVEHSDHPLDFVRNIFNSNMIQEIRLVDRQDGSKQALVVVDSKKKGLVVGKEGRNVDKARILAKRYFNIANVLIVSPEQLIKSEKM from the coding sequence GTGAGTGAAAAAATAAAATTATCTCCCGATGAATTTAGGTTATTATCTCTATTTCAGGGTATTACAACTGCAGATGCTAGGGATTGTATAATAGATGAAAGAATGGAAAGAGTGATTTTCATAGTCAATAAAGGCCAGATGGGTATGGCCATAGGCAAAGGGGGTTCAAATATAAAACAATTACAGAATGTAATAAATAAAAAAATAGAATTGGTAGAACACTCTGATCATCCATTAGATTTTGTGAGGAATATATTTAATTCAAATATGATTCAGGAAATTAGACTCGTTGATCGCCAGGATGGTTCAAAACAAGCATTAGTCGTAGTTGACTCAAAGAAAAAAGGACTTGTAGTCGGAAAAGAAGGTCGGAATGTAGATAAAGCTAGAATTTTGGCAAAGAGGTATTTCAACATTGCAAATGTTTTGATAGTAAGTCCGGAACAATTAATTAAAAGTGAAAAGATGTGA
- a CDS encoding 30S ribosomal protein S12: MSKSPLGLFSGRVLKTKRKRARWSNKYYKRRMLMLDKKANPLEGAPQARGIVLEKVGIESKQPNSAVRKCVRVQLIKNGKSITAFLPRDGALNFVDEHDEVVLEGIGGSMGGAMGDIPGVRWQVFKVNGVSLNQLVRGKKEKPRR, translated from the coding sequence TTGAGTAAATCACCTTTAGGATTATTTTCGGGTAGAGTGTTAAAGACGAAACGAAAACGAGCCCGATGGTCGAATAAATACTATAAAAGAAGAATGTTAATGCTTGATAAGAAAGCCAATCCTTTGGAAGGTGCTCCGCAAGCTAGAGGAATTGTTCTAGAGAAAGTGGGAATAGAGTCCAAACAGCCCAATTCTGCCGTTCGTAAATGTGTTAGGGTTCAACTGATCAAGAACGGAAAGTCTATAACAGCTTTTCTCCCGCGAGATGGTGCATTGAACTTTGTCGATGAACATGACGAAGTCGTGTTAGAAGGTATTGGTGGTTCTATGGGAGGAGCAATGGGAGATATTCCTGGAGTTAGATGGCAAGTTTTCAAGGTGAACGGTGTATCACTTAATCAATTGGTTAGAGGTAAGAAAGAAAAACCGAGGCGATAA
- a CDS encoding 30S ribosomal protein S7, with product MSGKEQTNMLLFNKWDTTNIEIKDEGLKNVIHLYPSMTFPITFGRHEHQRLKKAEVNIVERLVNKLMHFGKRYAKNTGRMGGKKARVMNVVKTALEIISLETGRNPVELLIRAIENASPNEDTTRIVYGGVVYHVSVDVSPLRRVDLALRFIAEGVRESTYSSPQTMEEVLAKEIILASENDMNSYAIKKKNEQERIAMSSR from the coding sequence ATGAGTGGCAAAGAACAAACAAATATGCTATTATTTAATAAATGGGATACAACAAATATCGAAATTAAGGACGAAGGGTTGAAAAATGTAATTCATTTGTATCCATCAATGACTTTTCCCATCACATTTGGACGTCATGAACATCAGCGTTTAAAAAAGGCTGAGGTAAACATAGTCGAACGCCTTGTCAACAAGTTAATGCATTTTGGAAAGAGGTATGCAAAGAATACTGGTCGAATGGGTGGTAAGAAAGCCCGGGTTATGAATGTTGTAAAGACTGCTCTTGAAATTATATCACTGGAAACTGGTAGAAATCCGGTTGAGCTACTCATTAGAGCTATAGAGAATGCTTCTCCAAATGAAGATACCACTCGAATAGTATATGGAGGAGTAGTATACCATGTCTCAGTTGATGTTTCTCCACTTCGGAGAGTTGATCTGGCGTTGAGGTTTATAGCAGAAGGTGTGAGAGAATCAACTTATTCATCACCACAAACTATGGAGGAAGTTTTGGCCAAAGAGATTATATTAGCATCAGAAAATGACATGAACAGTTATGCAATAAAAAAGAAGAATGAACAAGAAAGAATAGCAATGTCGTCAAGGTAA
- a CDS encoding AAA family ATPase, whose product MWTEKYRVNRIDSFFGNEKERLAVIEWLAKWIRGTKPLLLVGSPGTGKTSFIKSLAIHFDYDLIELNASDLRNKINLENIINPILSNSSLFGKKTLLFLDEVDGISTRDDFGGSSFLGTILKNSEIPIIMASNSKSTKIKEIVKNSKVITFSPLSTYASYLLIQHVLNEEEQILDENTKLDLIKQSKGDARSILNGLQIILEGNLTVTSRTGQELPIEECINSFFSLNDPVEIKKILSNSAVRYSTPKFGYSQEERGKDLLGALYTSIISNQKFLSSSELADLLHHLSEVDLFVNKIYENRNWRLLRYANDVLVSKLFRFSRFPSIRYNQYSIPFPLIGSIFMRGQALSRVRSEMARTFHTGESKIGLFYYSYFIHILKNAGNFSLVFNNPDNLKLNEIIEKEKSR is encoded by the coding sequence ATGTGGACAGAGAAATACAGAGTAAATAGAATAGACAGTTTTTTTGGTAATGAAAAAGAAAGACTGGCAGTTATTGAATGGCTTGCTAAATGGATAAGGGGAACTAAACCACTTTTGCTTGTGGGTTCACCAGGTACCGGTAAGACTTCTTTTATAAAATCGCTAGCGATACATTTTGACTATGATCTAATCGAACTAAATGCTAGTGATTTAAGGAACAAAATAAACCTAGAAAATATAATTAATCCAATTCTATCTAATTCTAGTTTGTTTGGAAAGAAAACCTTGCTATTTTTGGATGAGGTCGATGGTATCTCAACAAGGGATGATTTTGGAGGATCATCCTTTCTAGGAACTATATTGAAAAACTCTGAAATTCCAATAATTATGGCGTCTAATTCGAAAAGCACAAAGATAAAAGAAATTGTTAAAAATAGTAAGGTCATTACATTTAGTCCATTATCTACCTATGCAAGCTATTTGTTAATTCAACATGTTTTAAATGAAGAAGAGCAAATTTTGGATGAAAATACTAAACTCGACTTAATTAAACAGAGTAAAGGGGATGCTAGAAGTATATTAAATGGATTGCAAATAATTCTCGAAGGAAATCTAACTGTTACCTCAAGAACCGGACAAGAGTTACCAATTGAAGAATGTATCAATAGTTTCTTTTCTCTGAATGACCCTGTCGAGATCAAAAAAATATTATCAAATTCAGCAGTTCGTTATAGTACGCCTAAATTTGGATATAGCCAGGAGGAACGTGGCAAGGATTTATTGGGTGCTCTTTATACGAGTATTATAAGTAATCAAAAGTTCCTTAGTTCTTCGGAATTGGCAGATTTGTTACATCACCTCTCTGAAGTCGACCTTTTTGTGAATAAGATTTATGAAAATCGAAATTGGAGGTTACTAAGATATGCAAACGATGTATTAGTCTCAAAACTCTTTCGTTTTAGTAGATTTCCTTCAATTCGATATAATCAGTATTCGATTCCATTTCCTCTGATCGGATCGATTTTTATGCGTGGTCAAGCTTTGAGTCGAGTTCGAAGTGAAATGGCTAGGACGTTTCACACAGGAGAGAGTAAAATTGGCCTTTTTTATTACTCTTATTTTATACACATCCTTAAGAATGCAGGAAATTTTTCACTAGTTTTCAACAACCCTGATAATTTGAAATTAAATGAAATTATCGAAAAAGAAAAGTCTAGATAG